A DNA window from Phaeodactylum tricornutum CCAP 1055/1 chromosome 33, whole genome shotgun sequence contains the following coding sequences:
- the CYCA/B_1 gene encoding predicted protein (A/B type cyclin. G2-mitosis specific.), producing the protein MRAILVNWLVEVAAEYKVSVDAYHLAVTLLDIGPSQNAQQPQHHHWKRFYVHRSDFQALGCTCLWIASKLEDRTPPLQDDLVYISDQSFDAERLRAWENRICDGLGFRLHRVTPLHFVHQALRASQACASCQNPHPVLRQLVLYLLALGRLPLTLNAVTSSPSLLAASAVYLGRATLGITTGNDDDPANGFWSPTLCYYTGYTKKDLTDTVLALHRYQSTVDSSEYRAAYLEYK; encoded by the exons ATGCGAGCCATTCTCGTTAACTGGCTCGTGGAAGTCGCCGCGGAATACAAGGTCTCCGTCGACGCCTACCACCTGGCCGTCACACTCCTGGACATT GGGCCTTCCCAAAACGCCCAACAACCACAACATCACCACTGGAAACGCTTTTATGTGCACCGCAGCGACTTTCAAGCCCTCGGATG CACGTGTCTCTGGATCGCGTCCAAACTGGAAGACCGTACACCGCCACTCCAAGACGACCTGGTCTACATTTCCGACCAATCCTTTGACGCCGAGCGTCTTCGCGCATGGGAAAACAGAATCTGCGACGGACTCGGCTTCCGCCTTCACCGAGTCACTCCCCTTCACTTTGTCCACCAAGCATTGCGGGCCAGTCAAGCCTGTGCGTCTTGCCAAAACCCCCATCCCGTCCTCCGACAACTCGTCCTCTATCTCTTGGCTTTGGGACGCTTGCCACTCACTTTGAACGCCGTTACGTCATCACCCAGCCTGCTCGCAGCCTCCGCCGTCTACTTGGGGCGCGCCACTCTGGGCATCACCACCGGCAATGACGACGACCCCGCCAACGGATTCTGGAGTCCGACGCTCTGTTACTACACGGGCTACACAAAAAAGGACTTGACGGACACCGTCCTGGCGTTACACCGTTACCAAAGTACGGTGGATTCGTCCGAATACCGAGCCGCCTATCTGGAGTACAAA
- a CDS encoding predicted protein produces the protein MQGGGNVPTADNVEYAISRVDDLVNWARKGSLWPMTFGLACCAVEMMHAAASRYDMERFGMVFRASPRQSDVMIVAGTLTNKMAPALRKVYDQMPEPRWVVSMGSCANGGGYYHYSYSVVRGCDRIVPVDIYVPGCPPTAEALLYGLIQLQKKVKGNKGLLLRLRK, from the coding sequence ATGCAGGGCGGGGGAAACGTCCCCACCGCTGACAACGTTGAGTACGCAATTTCGCGTGTGGACGATCTCGTCAACTGGGCGCGCAAAGGTTCGCTCTGGCCCATGACGTTTGGACTCGCCTGCTGCGCCGTGGAAATGATGCACGCCGCCGCCTCGCGATACGACATGGAGCGGTTCGGGATGGTCTTTCGGGCCTCGCCGCGCCAGTCCGATGTCATGATTGTGGCCGGAACATTGACCAACAAAATGGCCCCGGCCCTGCGCAAAGTATACGACCAAATGCCGGAACCGCGCTGGGTTGTCTCCATGGGGAGTTGCGCCAATGGCGGAGGCTACTACCATTACAGTTACTCCGTAGTGCGAGGCTGTGATCGTATCGTCCCCGTTGACATTTACGTCCCGGGATGCCCTCCCACCGCCGAAGCCCTTCTTTACGGACTCATTCAGCTGCAGAAGAAGGTCAAGGGCAACAAGGGTCTCCTACTGCGTTTGCGCAAATAG
- a CDS encoding predicted protein: MCSSVYMVSDVCIKGRGTVAVDNAYSRADWKTTKSFSETLKHRKSKQFKRCFYTFPTQCMLEWRLGVAVRAYSGTPKAPSGGPLSGMETLKHRKSKQFKRCFYTFPTQCMLEWRLGVAVRAYSGTPKAPSGGPLSGMGRFRNVMEVARPAQPVMVVEHTV; the protein is encoded by the coding sequence ATGTGCAGCAGCGTGTACATGGTATCCGACGTGTGCATAAAGGGCCGTGGGACGGTGGCGGTAGACAATGCCTATTCGCGGGCGGactggaagacgacaaagtcgttttcggaaacgttaaagcacagaaagtcgaagcaattcaagcgTTGTTTCTACACGTTTCCCACACAGTGTATGTTGGAATGGAGATTGGGTGTGGCTGTTCGTGCATACAGCGGAACGCCGAAGGCACCGTCCGGGGGTCCACTATCCGGAATGGAAACGTTAAAGcacagaaagtcgaagcaattcaagcgTTGTTTCTACACGTTTCCCACACAGTGTATGTTGGAATGGAGATTGGGTGTGGCTGTTCGTGCATACAGCGGAACGCCGAAGGCACCGTCCGGGGGTCCACTATCCGGAATGGGTCGTTTCCGCAACGTGATGGAGGTTGCGCGACCTGCGCAACCAGTTATGGTTGTGGAGCATACTGTGTAG
- a CDS encoding predicted protein, whose protein sequence is MKIIRKTLQLTIWLSACLVTSYSYSNSNVPVGKSSARNTETSPVPISSHTFLFRSHPIAYETAVVRFPTKIAVPPQSPTTPYRDVSPVLLLNGFGVGSFHQHRLIQALQQQSDQSTVTDKNSNRDEPASLATIIYTLDYLGQGRSWPVDSNDGQSEAELGLRYCGQTWVDQIVAFLETIVLPARESCFSSTRHYTAPPERVHLVGNSVGGHLAVFVAALRPDLVASVTLLNATPVWGLNLPGWTGHLPAPFLPKTIGRFLFDQIRNLNTIEQYLAAAYVHREAFDATLMQQIRACTESQGGHAAFASILWSPPVTLPTKPNDAPSNTKNDYKKINAFDEALSRLECDVLLCFGADDPWCKPAFAARMLRALGQRPTGKVQRYVELSSVGHCPNHEAPNAVAYVLLPWLLSSNAQRQQIALVPAPLSEDKRTSVRETWGVTELTERQADDISLSLVDRLAVLFV, encoded by the coding sequence ATGAAGATTATTCGGAAAACCCTGCAGCTCACGATCTGGCTATCCGCGTGTCTCGTCACCTCCTATTCCTACAGCAATAGCAACGTGCCGGTAGGCAAATCCAGTGCCAGGAACACTGAGACTTCCCCCGTCCCTATATCTTCGCATACCTTTTTGTTCCGATCCCACCCCATTGCATATGAGACCGCTGTGGTCAGATTTCCCACCAAGATAGCCGTGCCGCCGCAATCACCAACCACACCGTATCGAGACGTCTCGCCGGTGCTGCTCCTGAACGGCTTTGGGGTCGGGTCCTTCCACCAACACCGACTCATCCAAGCCCTGCAACAACAGTCCGACCAATCTACAGTAACTGACAAAAACAGCAATAGAGATGAACCCGCCAGTCTTGCTACTATTATTTACACGCTTGATTATCTCGGACAAGGTCGCTCCTGGCCCGTGGATTCCAACGATGGACAAAGTGAAGCGGAATTGGGATTGCGCTACTGTGGACAAACATGGGTGGACCAGATTGTAGCATTTTTGGAGACAATCGTTTTGCCTGCTCGTGAATCCTGTTTCTCGTCCACGAGACACTATACTGCTCCTCCGGAACGAGTCCATTTGGTAGGCAATTCTGTCGGCGGACACTTGGCCGTATTTGTGGCTGCCTTGCGACCCGACTTGGTAGCCTCCGTCACCCTGCTCAACGCCACTCCTGTTTGGGGACTCAATTTGCCCGGCTGGACCGGTCATTTGCCGGCTCCTTTTCTGCCCAAGACCATTGGTCGATTTCTGTTCGATCAGATTCGCAATCTCAACACAATCGAACAATatttggcggcggcgtacGTCCATCGGGAGGCGTTTGACGCCACGCTCATGCAACAAATCCGAGCCTGCACTGAAAGTCAAGGGGGACACGCGGCCTTTGCCTCGATTCTTTGGTCTCCTCCCGTGACCTTACCGACGAAACCAAATGATGCTCCAAGCAATACCAAAAACGACTACAAAAAGATCAACGCTTTCGACGAAGCCCTTTCCCGGCTCGAGTGTGACGTTTTGCTATGCTTTGGAGCCGACGATCCTTGGTGCAAACCGGCCTTTGCAGCGCGTATGCTCCGAGCTCTGGGACAGCGTCCAACGGGTAAGGTCCAGCGATACGTGGAACTCTCCAGCGTTGGTCACTGTCCCAATCACGAGGCGCCAAACGCCGTAGCATACGTTTTGCTACCCTGGTTGCTTTCGTCAAATGCACAACgccaacaaattgcattggTGCCAGCGCCACTCTCAGAAGACAAACGAACGTCAGTACGAGAAACCTGGGGGGTCACGGAATTGACCGAACGCCAAGCCGACGACATTTCTTTATCATTAGTGGATCGACTAGCCGTACTATTTGTATAG
- a CDS encoding predicted protein, producing the protein MRQQRLTFRIAAYVACVFFSCFSSSRLAAAAELAGTGNHAVSEDFPETLHSSGASPLTLSSRARSDDFRSLALGDFDALNALYGNTSFTLPGTTVDTDVGGFTLSLSFANIVCRDFNLGDIRLTPVENITTAATTIRSTLQLVDVDIVCSADYRYRYILGTNGGGRADIYTRDNSVSSQIVLRSPDLARFAPDEFILENCATTVNVFDLDFNGGGVVNIVGNILNALDKVLRNVVEREISDFLCQALQDVDDDVAALLGRLTTLLGPYLGDSPDGNGNDSVAVGALQAERDLVVPSDVTLLNFQEPSTQFANVIDLLVEQVGGYFGNTNTGAGTLNINALLRDQILDDNGALVVDLTKLGDFGSGNLLQASNEILGSIAVKIETATVIGLDSFSRFDDLSQIGNFTFQTGFAIEDIRLEIQMELRLQPPASTQSLVEVVQVEIPLDRVDASTSLLLAIDQGRLGSLPLGSLLNDDSVVNCLLSAVFDLQVTSLSIQPALSVGLPTVRGFATPGLQRVVGTAVEIVYDAFYQTLVVALNNFVQTTAIEFLDDAVQGLRNSTTCLTKARGSETALIDFRDLLLSAEESEAYGGNGTNPYGSLGVVVKSLIDDELVANDASGVPKMNNFIIKPLTEQQSGIAGTFLLAQEFLAFDQRISFNGLDAKVRFRIADLRVENLDTIREPLALLDPLTNEASRINNTLSMGTPSTPLRISVLLQIGVEGAGTTILNKVNIGVELSSVSVVTKLLARIVERDFLSFPIEDMLNIDCWLATVQTPSLSAQGVRNEDSMVSLGLEDLKLLIGDMNFTVDCIECTSPQVLQIGELLRTPQGQTDAATSAQNVVDYLVSLTQGDNSFLQSRIDRLLVESAKRCPHSPSFSSETGSLQYEAFEVNLKEDSMSFLLGVLVAAGVSVGGTILLTILVKVLVARRNRKWLQSLPSSRALAIYDEQQKHRDFEESIDKRTSSMFRSGQVPLVIRWLVPVFILGNIGMFLSGHLSVGGSVRIYIQIAGERLVFDDFYSFSVAQSAIELWDAGGKELAILILIFSGVWPYTKQILTFLLWFAPPTRVSVSTRGTWLLWLDALAKWSMIDVFVMIISIVAFRVSIRSPSQSFLPDDLYRVDLAVVPVWGLYANLTAQLLSQLSSHVIIHYHRRVERKAQNEVKDEPNESLIENGTKEFESEASWTLKDVPLKSSTTEMTDDDGTTQDEAVEALRSHAFGRPHRGEAEKLHVRRGVNILVVVVAVVLTVMLLLGSLLPSFSFDVQGLAGVAVEAGRNFEQAKDEHSIISIAQLLMDQARFVDTAKDYIGTTSIAVLLVLTVLIVPVLQTCALVVQWFYPMTHGTRRRVESVVEVLRAWQYMEVYVISIVVGAWQLPEVSSFLIGSACDGLQSTFAELVFYGFIEAEDAQCFKVDAAISSGSYVLIAAAVLLAVMNTFICKAVGQVEYFSKYRELFAAHGSLHRKELALEEREPVPVDDINAVPVLFTDRFRWLLRTQKMS; encoded by the exons ATGAGACAACAGCGTCTCACTTTCAGAATTGCCGCTTACGTCGCCTGTGTGTTCTTTTCTTGTTTCAGCAGCTCTCGtttggctgctgctgccgagTTGGCTGGCACCGGAAACCACGCTGTTTCGGAGGACTTCCCGGAGACTCTACATTCCTCTGGGGCTTCCCCACTCACACTATCCAGTCGCGCAAGGAGCGATGACTTCCGTTCTCTCGCTCTGGGCGATTTCGACGCCCTCAATGCCTTGTATGGAAATACGAGCTTTACCTTGCCGGGCACTACGGTCGACACAGATGTGGGAGGTTTTACTTTGTCACTGAGTTTTGCCAATATCGTCTGTCGTGATTTCAATCTAGGGGACATTCGCTTGACACCCGTTGAAAACATCACTACGGCCGCCACCACAATACGCTCGACTCTGCAACTTGTTGACGTCGACATTGTTTGTTCGGCCGATTACCGGTACCGATACATACTCGGAACCAACGGAGGAGGACGGGCCGACATTTACACACGTGACAATTCAGTATCCAGCCAAATCGTCTTGCGATCTCCCGACCTAGCTAGGTTTGCGCCCGACGAGTTTATTTTAGAGAACTGCGCTACGACGGTCAATGTCTTCGACTTGGACTTTAATGGAGGCGGCGTTGTTAATATTGTCGGCAACATTTTGAACGCACTCGATAAAGTACTGCGCAACGTGGTGGAGCGGGAAATTTCTGACTTCTTGTGTCAAGCCCTGCAAGATGTTGATGACGATGTTGCTGCCTTGTTGGGACGACTGACTACTTTGCTGGGGCCGTATTTGGGGGATTCACCCGACGGTAACGGCAATGATAGTGTGGCGGTCGGGGCTTTGCAGGCGGAACGTGATCTGGTCGTGCCGTCCGATGTAACCTTGTTGAACTTTCAAGAGCCGTCTACACAGTTTGCCAACGTGATTGATTTGCTTGTGGAGCAAGTTGGCGGGTACTTTGGCAACACCAATACCGGTGCGGGAACGCTTAATATCAATGCCCTTCTCCGTGATCAGATCTTGGACGACAACGGTGCCTTGGTCGTGGACCTGACGAAACTAGGAGACTTTGGATCGGGCAATCTGTTGCAAGCAAGCAACGAGATATTGGGATCCATTGCAGTGAAGATCGAAACGGCGACCGTCATCGGTTTGGACAGTTTCTCCAGGTTTGACGACTTGAGCCAGATTGGCAATTTCACATTTCAAACAGGCTTTGCCATTGAGGACATTCGGTTGGAGATACAGATGGAATTGCGGCTGCAACCGCCGGCTTCTACCCAATCCCTGGTGGAGGTTGTACAGGTTGAAATACCGTTGGACCGCGTCGACGCATCGACGTCGCTGCTATTGGCGATCGACCAGGGTCGACTGGGAAGCTTGCCGCTTGGGTCGTTGCTGAACGACGATTCGGTGGTGAATTGTCTCCTTTCGGCTGTTTTCGATTTGCAAGTAACGAGCTTGTCGATTCAACCGGCCTTATCCGTCGGACTCCCAACGGTACGGGGTTTTGCTACACCTGGATTGCAGCGCGTTGTCGGTACCGCAGTCGAGATCGTGTACGACGCCTTTTACCAAACGTTGGTAGTCGCACTCAACAATTTCGTGCAAACTACCGCCATTGAGTTTCTCGACGATGCCGTGCAGGGACTGCGGAACAGCACTACGTGTCTGACGAAAGCGCGGGGCTCGGAGACAGCTCTCATTGATTTTCGCGACCTCTTGTTGTCGGCGGAAGAATCGGAAGCGTACGGTGGTAACGGGACAAACCCTTACGGAAGTCTGGGAGTTGTGGTCAAAAGTTTGATCGACGACGAGCTTGTGGCCAATGACGCCTCGGGTGTACCAAAGATGAATAATTTTATCATCAAGCCCTTGACCGAACAGCAGTCAGGAATAGCGGGCACATTCCTGTTGGCGCAAGAATTTCTTGCATTCGATCAAAGGATCAGCTTCAATGGGTTGGACGCCAAGGTTCGATTTCGCATTGCTGACCTACGGGTGGAGAACCTGGACACTATTCGCGAGCCGTTGGCTCTGCTTGACCCCCTCACGAATGAAGCGAGTCGCATCAACAATACTCTCTCAATGGGTACCCCGTCCACGCCTTTGCGGATATCCGTACTGTTGCAGATCGGAGTGGAAGGCGCAG GTACCACAATCCTGAACAAAGTGAACATCGGAGTTGAGCTGTCTTCCGTGTCGGTTGTTACGAAGCTTCTGGCCAGAATTGTGGAGCGGGACTTTCTGTCGTTTCCAATCGAAGATATGTTGAACATAGATTGTTGGCTTGCGACTGTACAGACCCCTAGCCTGAGCGCTCAGGGTGTTCGTAATGAGGACAGCATGGTGTCACTTGGCTTGGAGGATCTGAAATTGCTGATTGGCGATATGAACTTCACCGTGGACTGCATTGAGTGCACGAGTCCTCAGGTGTTGCAGATCGGCGAGTTGTTACGTACACCGCAGGGCCAAACCGACGCCGCTACTAGCGCGCAAAATGTGGTGGACTATCTAGTCTCACTGACACAGGGAGACAACTCGTTTTTGCAATCGAGAATTGATCGCTTATTGGTGGAATCGGCGAAACGTTGTCCGCACAGTCCGAGTTTCTCGTCCGAGACTGGATCACTGCAGTATGAAGCGTTTGAAGTAAATCTGAAGGAGGACTCTATGAGTTTCCTTTTGGGAGTTTTGGTTGCTGCTGGTGTAAGTGTGGGAGGCACAATTCTACTGACCATTCTGGTGAAGGTACTCGTTGCGAGACGTAATCGCAAGTGGCTGCAATCACTGCCTAGCTCGCGTGCGTTAGCCATTTACGATGAACAACAGAAACATCGGgatttcgaagaaagcatcGATAAACGCACATCAAGTATGTTTCGTAGCGGTCAGGTACCGCTCGTTATCCGTTGGTTGGTTCCCGTGTTTATTCTGGGAAACATTGGGATGTTTCTGAGCGGCCATTTGAGTGTTGGAGGATCCGTGCGTATCTATATCCAAATAGCTGGAGAGCGGCTTGTATTTGATGACTTTTACAGCTTCTCAGTGGCACAGTCCGCTATTGAATTGTGGGATGCCGGAGGGAAGGAACTGGCG ATTTTGATCCTTATCTTTAGCGGAGTGTGGCCGTACACCAAACAAATTCTGACTTTTTTGCTGTGGTTTGCTCCGCCGACGAGGGTTTCCGTGTCCACGCGCGGGACTTGGCTGTTGTGGTTGGATGCGCTTGCCAAATGGAGTATGATTGATGTGTTTGTGATGATAATATCGATTGTTGCTTTTCGAGTGTCGATCCGAAG TCCTAGTCAATCCTTTCTACCGGATGATCTGTACCGAGTCGACTTGGCTGTAGTCCCCGTGTGGGGATTGTACGCGAACTTGACTGCGCAGCTTCTATCGCAGCTGAGTTCCCACGTCATCATTCACTACCACCGTCGTGTGGAGCGAAAGGCGCAGAATGAAGTCAAAGACGAACCAAATGAATCGCTCATCGAGAATGGAACGAAGGAATTTGAAAGCGAAGCATCTTGGACTCTGAAGGATGTTCCGCTGAAGAGTAGCACCACCGAGATGACGGATGATGACGGAACGACACAGGATGAAGCTGTTGAAGCGCTGCGCAGCCATGCCTTTGGTCGTCCTCATCGCGGTGAAGCCGAGAAGCTACACGTCCGCCGTGGGGTCAACATTCTGGTAGTAGTGGTGGCAGTGGTGTTGACTGTTATGTTATTATTGGGGTCGCTTCTTCCGAGTTTTTCGTTTGACGTTCAAGGTTTGGCGGGTGTGGCTGTAGAAGCAGGTCGGAACTTCGAGCAGGCCAAGGATGAGCATAGCATAATTTCGATTGCGCAGTTGCTGATGGATCAAGCTCGATTTGTGGACACAGCGAAGGACTATATTGGTACGACCTCGATAGCTGTGTTGCTGGTTTTGACGGTCTTGATTGTGCCTGTTCTTCAGACGTGCGCGTTAGTGGTGCAGTGGTTTTATCCCATGACGCATGGAACGCGCCGTCGCGTGGAGAGTGTTGTCGAGGTCTTGCGGGCCTGGCAGTATATGGAAGTATACGTGATATCGATAGTTGTCGGAGCGTGGCAATTGCCGGAGGTTTCGagctttttgattggatCGGCGTGCGATGGCTTGCAAAGCACATTTGCCGAGCTGGTCTTTTACGGATTTATAGAAGCGGAAGACGCACAATGCTTCAAAGTGGACGCGGCGATCTCTTCGGGATCCTATGTGCTGATTGCAGCCGCAGTGTTGTTGGCTGTCATGAACACTTTCATCTGCAAGGCAGTCGGTCAAGTGGAATACTTCTCCAAATACCGTGAATTGTTCGCGGCTCACGGTTCTTTGCACCGGAAGGAACTGGCGCTGGAAGAGCGAGAGCCGGTACCCGTAGACGACATCAATGCTGTGCCTGTACTGTTTACGGATCGATTTCGTTGGTTGTTGCGCACTCAGAAAATGTCGTGA
- a CDS encoding predicted protein produces the protein MVQVEIMSKIYGELVAYPPLRILQNGKEHDPYVVVDEAIEKFGAAVKDQMLTKEQALVKVTKVANSIDWLPTELKELVDAHCRKDSDVDNDGYVNKMRLSIKANELFGKMKASTYFVNFYQLKQVASRFAAHWGFVVVSSGNKLSCFFAKSSTKPQHSTECHPGVKEQRLARKAAGITIGGLDLTKVNDIVTLIAAGNINACQMKSLLKDHVPEHYAITASDICNIRKRAVKYSIEQTPINIATAQKLIDFVPLDEDETIISKDDDVSREKVAEFMRQVLQDTGEGWKALAFLEKVKSETIGFDFRVHYDIDVRPIGIVWITKSMRKAWIRFGSTIYLDAMKRKMNSLHWPYIGPVAMDHEMRVVPLCESICLGETLAAYAFALNSLEQMEPRRKLASIRLIYADCFLTDALLPLVGLKRPSTTLAWDSFHLKSKVWPEYFGPTLFDQLKASLGKMLYGKSRKEYDEAYQEIAQTLAHNPAKLEYVKGLYDHPERFAHHFIKTIPGNLGKSSSQPAESNHSSVVARVGPGSSQDIVKEISALLYRRQDLANLHEQEDARYELLSFNRASKTKTTTLLHDLSDAGAHKALSKRFFKDYWCPLSEEGKSYTHLCLPCGSHQIFHMDTPKLDDFAIVIKKGERCTCSQQKEFGGMCLHEYALHNHTFELSLFPERMLQPHLQTAIRPTSSNNDTYDHYGCNDDDLVLVKGNNANEVNVDEVNIHADTRNEPSSSEDDSIPLATLAGKCSTNTKMQPQKKQKCAAVTHAEATCVAAAVVDYIVGGKSEMSMVLYSSLQHLLEIARGTSARSAASIVQSASLAVELRRKHPALHQPVAGPEANTVGRTRSKRLVSKVMATYGGTSILRDLGRRITKEELPRFRQTELCCSQAISDGSKLSSLITANKPVLISLPRHTKWLVIHGLYNLSGSLAAAKVSNNVGVEVTCYGNMGTIMEGLIEGAASFDHRVATYSTVTDWIATSALTGMNTMTRLIASNKFNSLTGSI, from the exons ATGGTCCAAGTCGAAATAATGTCTAAAATATATGGTGAGCTTGTAGCATATCCACCACTCCGGATTCTGCAAAATGGGAAGGAACATGACCCTTACGTTGTTGTAGATGAAGCTattgaaaaatttggtgcAGCAGTCAAAGATCAAATGCTTACAAAGGAACAAGCTTTGGTGAAGGTGACAAAAGTTGCTAATTCAATTGACTGGCTACCTACTGAACTGAAAGAACTGGTTGATGCACACTGTCGTAAAGACTCAgatgttgacaatgatggaTATGTCAATAAGATGAGACTTTCAATCAAGGCAAATGAACTCTTTGGGAAGATGAAGGCCAGCACCTATTTTGTCAACTTTTACCAGCTCAAGCAGGTTGCTTCACGATTTGCCGCACACTGgggatttgttgttgtttcgtcTGGCAACAAATTGTCATGCTTTTTTGCCAAGAGCTCAACTAAACCAC AGCACAGCACGGAATGCCATCCAGGTGTTAAGGAGCAGCGCCTTGCAAGGAAGGCTGCTGGCATAACAATTGGTGGCTTGGATCTGACAAAGGTCAATGATATTGTGACATTAATAGCTGCAGGAAATATCAATGCTTGCCAGATGAAGAGTTTGCTAAAAGATCATGTGCCAGAGCACTATGCAATTACTGCTTCTGATATATGCAACATCAGAAAGCGAGCAGTCAAGTACTCCATAGAACAAACACCAATAAACATTGCAACAGCACAGAAATTAATTGATTTTGTTCCATTGGATGAGGATGAGACCATAATCTCAAAGGATGATGATGTGTCCAGAGAGAAAGTGGCTGAATTTATGAGACAGGTTCTACAGGACACAGGTGAAGGTTGGAAGGCACTTGCATTTCTTGAAAAAGTGAAATCTGAGACCATTGGCTTTGACTTCCGTGTGCATTACGATATTGACGTACGGCCAATTGGCATTGTTTGGATTACCAAAAGTATGCGCAAAGCCTGGATCCGGTTTGGGAGCACAATATACCTGGATGCtatgaaaaggaaaatgaaCAGTCTCCACTGGCCATACATTGGTCCTGTTGCAATGGATCATGAAATGCGAGTGGTTCCACTCTGTGAAAGTATCTGTTTGGGGGAAACACTTGCCGCATATGCATTTGCCTTAAATTCTTTGGAGCAAATGGAGCCACGGCGAAAATTGGCCTCTATCCGTCTCATCTACGCAGACTGCTTTTTAACAGATGCACTCCTACCATTGGTAGGTCTGAAGCGCCCTTCCACAACTCTTGCATGGGATTCCTTTCACCTGAAGTCAAAAGTATGGCCAGAATACTTTGGACCAACCCTGTTTGACCAGTTAAAGGCTTCACTTGGGAAGATGCTTTATGGAAAGTCACGCAAAGAATATGATGAAGCATACCAGGAGATAGCACAAACACTGGCCCACAACCCTGCTAAGCTTGAGTATGTGAAGGGATTGTATGATCACCCAGAACGGTTTGCTCACCACTTTATCAAAACCATACCTggaaatcttggcaaatcCAGCAGTCAACCAGCAGAATCAAACCACTCTAGTGTTGTAGCTCGAGTTGGTCCAGGCTCATCACAAGACATTGTCAAAGAAATCAGTGCACTTCTGTACCGACGACAAGACTTGGCCAACTTGCATGAACAAGAAGACGCAAGATATGAGCTATTATCCTTTAATAGGGCTtcaaaaaccaaaacaaccaCACTATTGCATGATCTGTCAGATGCTGGGGCACACAAAGCACTCTCAAAGAGATTCTTCAAAGATTATTGGTGTCCTCTTTCAGAAGAGGGAAAGAGCTATACCCATTTATGTCTTCCATGTGGCTCTCACCAAATTTTTCACATGGATACTCCTAAGCTGGATGATTTCGCCATTGTTATAAAGAAAGGAGAGCGTTGCACTTGTTCCCAGCAAAAGGAGTTTGGGGGTATGTGCCTGCATGAATATGCTCTACATAATCACACCTTTGAACTTAGCTTGTTTCCAGAAAGAATGCTCCAGCCACACTTGCAAACAGCAATTCGTCCAACCAGCTCCAACAATGATACTTATGATCATTATGGTTGCAATGATGATGATCTAGTGTTGGTCAAGGGCAACAATGCTAATGAAGTCAATGTTGATGAAGTTAATATTCATGCTGACACTCGCAATGAACCCTCCTCTTCTGAGGATGATAGCATCCCATTAGCTACATTGGCTGGTAAATGTTCTACCAACACCAAAATGCAACCccagaagaaacaaaagtgTGCTGCTGTGACTCATGCTGAAGCAACTTGTGTTGCTGCAGCAGTGGTAGACTACATTGTTGGTGGCAAATCGGAAATGAGCATGGTCCTCTATTCATCTCTTCAGCATTTGCTTGAGATTGCTCGTGGAACAAGTGCCCGCTCAGCTGCCAGCATAGTACAATCTGCTAGCCTGGCTGTTGAACTGAGAAGAAAGCATCCAGCTCTGCATCAACCAGTGGCTGGTCCAGAGGCCAACACAGTAGGAAGGACCCGATCCAAGAGACTAGTCTCAAAGGTGATGGCCACATATGGAGGGACATCG ATACTGAGGGACCTTGGCCGGAGGATTACAAAAGAGGAGCTTCCTCGCTTCCGGCAAACAGAACTTTGCTGCTCACAAGCCATCAGTGACGGATCAAAGTTAAGTTCCCTTATTACAGCCAACAAACCTGTGCTCATCAGCCTCCCAAGACATACTAAATGGCTTGTTATTCATGGCCTGTACAATCTATCAGGAAGCTTGGCTGCTGCCAAAGTTTCAAACAATGTTGGGGTGGAAGTTACATGCTATGGCAACATGGGAACAATTATGGAAGGACTTATAGAAGGTGCTGCCAGCTTTGATCACAGAGTGGCCACATACAGCACTGTAACAGACTGGATTGCAACCTCTGCTTTGACAGGAATGAATACCATGACACGGTTGATTGCAAGCAACAAATTTAATAGCTTAACTGGTAGCATCTAA